The sequence ACTAAAATCTAGAAATCATAAGGGTCAAGGAAAAGTTAAATGGaaacttcaaaacttcaaaaggcCACCAGATCATTTTCAACAATCCTGCTGAGGTGATACAAAATTAGATTGGGCACAACTCTTGATTTACCCGTAAAAATAACTAATTTAATATTGAGGTCATATATATGCATCTATATGACATTTGGAATAACATTCTTTTGCTTAAACTGATATAAAAGGTGTTTTAAGTCTCTAGATTCGTGAGCCACTACGTTTTCTGCAAGATGCTAGATTAGCTCATTTTGCAGATTGCTGTAGTATTGCTTTGTGCTCTCTGAGGCTCGCAATGTTACGCCGAAGCAGTCTTGACCTGATCGTTTAAACATTTTATCCAGGGATTGAGGTGTGATGGTGTTGATTACCTTTTGGGTCTTTCACATCAGGTCGGAACACGCAGCAGGGACTTCTGAAAGCAAAGTCAGTTCctttctcttcatcttcatctcctATTTAGCCAAATGTAAGATGATGATTCTTAATGGATTTCTTGATTGTTAATTCCTAAACGGAAATAGAGTGTTGCTTTCCATCAAAAAATTCTCATTCTagcattattaatttatttcgtTTCCTATATCAATCAATCGTGGTAACTAATTCCTAAAATAAATGTTCCTTATTTCCCTTTCACATATGAAAGAAAAGATATAGAAAGAATAAACTATTTGACCTTTTTTTCCCAGATAAGCACCTATGTCATGTGGCCTTGCTTGCCAGGTGCACAAAAGTCGAGTTGGAGAGTGAAGGAACCTCCATAAAATTTAGAGACGTAAATAgttgggttttgggtttagcTGAATGAAGTGAACTGTTGGATTCTTAAGAAATTTTTCAGAATTTAGACCCATTAGCAGCAAAACATGTTTCATTCCATTTTTTAGGAATTTATGGGTGAGGTGCTGACATATATCTGTAAATGTTGCTGCTCTAGATGTGATGATAAGTCTCTCCCTTAACATTTTCTCCAGAAGTTCATTCCACACCTGCACATTTCTATTGACTCCGAAGACAAGGAGATAGAATAGGATGCTTGTGGGCTTTGCCGAGATTAACCTGATTGGCGCTGACATTGGCAGTACCTTCACAGTGTTCTTCTTTTCAAATTTACTTCCTGAAAGCTCCTGTCTGCTGATTTAATGtctcttgtgtttgtgtttgtttgtcttCCCAGCAGAAGGAAATTCTGTTTCTGCATTGTAAACATCAAGGATGATTTACTTGTTAAGAAGTATTGGAACTTCTGTTGAATTTATTAAGGCCTCCCATTGTTAAGCGTTTCCCAATTCTGTGCAATTTACTAGGTTTTCTGAACTATTGTTTTTAATAACAAATGCAGGTGCTTCATATAGAGAGACAAAACAAGCTAAGCTTTCCTAGGTTCAGACTTGGCTCATTCCATTGAATGTAATTGAGATTGAGCTTGAGCTTGAGTTTGAACTCCATTTTTGGTTGATTTATAAATTTTGGGAGGACGAATTTATGGGAGCGACCCATCTGTGCGCGTGAGGTCTAGAGTGAAAGCCATCGTGGGCACCGGTTTTGGAAGCATGGTGGTATGTTATGATCGTACATTGCTTTGATGTGGGAAGAAAATGCATGATATATGTGAGGTCATATTCTCAAACTAACAACAATCGGTTTTTCTGCTGTTGGTCCTATAGAGGATCGGTAATTAGATCAGGTCTCTTATATCCAGTTGGGCTTGGAAGGATAAATTCGTGCAGGCCAGGAATCTAAAGCGGACAAAATATTGTTAGTGAAGAACAGCGGCCTTTCCTTATCATTTGGGCCCACCGCCAATATCTACCACATGCTTGGGTTGGGACTCGAGAGAGAGACTTAAGGCAGTGATGTTGGCATGTTGCACATTATTCTCATATTCAcacaataaaaacaacaaaaagtcacttttttaattatattttagaaaaagataaaagagaaaaataaagaaatcaacaGCACACCAGTTCTATTATCTTTCGGATGTGACACCTCTTCCTCTTCTAGTAGCCGACACTCCATGACCTCCTGTTCCTAATAACCatttactttatatatatatatatatatatatatatacagtcttcttctttttattaaagaattttaaattaattaacaaataattttttcccctttaattCTCTGGCAAGATTCCTCTACAGTTCTTGTAAGGTTGCTTGAGAATCCTACTTTACTCCACTGGCCAACCTAAACTCTTTTAACCCTACTTGCATTTCACTCTTACATGCTGGATTTTGCAACTCAATCCAAGCCAAAGTGGgtcaattttcattttcatttgtatTCATTTACAATATTAATGTGGTGCATGTGTTGTTGATGTTCTCCCTCATATTGTAGTAGTGGATATTTCACTCTTATCAATGGTGCTTTTTTTCGTTGAGAGAAACTCTAACATAGCAAAGATTGTGGGTTGTTAATTAGGTCAGTGATGGGTAGATGGTGGATTAGTATTCAATATGAATatgttaaaaaaaggaaaaagaaagcgAAATGCCAATTGTTGAAGAATGACAAGATTATGAGCAAAGGTCAATTGCGAGTCCAACTCAATTTTTCTGAACATCAAAGGTGTTCATCGGTGTCCCCAGACACGGAGACCGCCTATCTCCATTGTAGATCtcaatgttccaaattgcatgtCAGCTATCTAAGTCCAGCATGGAGGAAGGTGACTCCGATTGTGCAGTTTTTTTACCCCCATAGTAGTTTATACACAGCTGTCAGCCCCATACAACAACTCTCAAtctctatttctttctttcttgtcttTTTAATATATCAATCAGCCAGATCCTACAAGTCTTGCGTCAATTATTCTCTTCTGCCTCTTTTTTGTCAGCAATCATTAGGTGTTACAGAgctttcttcttcatttatCTCTCTTTATCTTCTATGTTAAAGAACTTGACTTCTTGGGAAATGCTTTGTTTGGTAGTGTGTTTTATAGCTTAAGAGTACAAAATCCCAGCGGAGATTtccaaattttgttttaattttaccaTTTTGGGTTATGGTTGGAAATATATTCTTCAAACTAATCTAAAATCTTTACTGGTTTTTGCATATAATGTCTTAGTTTGCTTTTATTATTGATTGGAAATCAAAACCTCCCCTTTTCTGTACCAACTACCAACACCTTCGAATCTGAATCATTGGCACTGCGTCTCTTTGTTTCAGTTGGGAATGTTGCGACGGCTTTTGGTATCAATTATCATCTGAACAATCTGGGGATTTCAAAAGAGGGTTCCTTTTCAATTCACCATTCGAGAtctcttgtttttgtttatgaaatCTTGAGTTTCTCCATCTGGGTTTTCCACAATAATGCAAAAATTGAAAGGAATCAAGCTCGACAATGGCAAATCTTGTCCCTGGTGTGCTTCTCAAGCTTCTGCAACATATGAATACAGATGTCAAAGTTGCGGGTGAGCACAGGTCTTCTCTATTGCAAGTTGTGAGCATTGTACCGGCACTAGCAGGTGGTGAGCTATTCCCAAACCAAGGCTTCTATCTCAAGGTATCGGACTCCTCTCATGCCACATATGTATCTCTCCCTGATGGACATGACGATCTAATTCTTAGTGATAAGATCCAATTGGGTCAATTCATTCATGTTGAGAGGCTTGAATCTGCCTCACCAGTCCCGATTCTCGGCGTTAAGCCTGTCCCTGGAAGGCATCCTTGTGTAGGGAGCCCTGAAGATATTGTGGCAACTCATTCACTTGGGTTCCTCAATAACAATGAGAATGCATGTTCAGGTTTAAAAACCACAGAGAATGTGAAATCACCTAAAAGAATTGTAGTGAGTAATAAGCATTTGGTAGAAAGGGAGAAGGAGAAGCATGGATTGAGTGCAAGTAGTGCTAGGGAGGATCACTTGGGGAAGAAAACTTTGTCTTTGAGTAGATCACAGTCTCAGTTGTTGAAACACGAGTTGAATTTGGTTGTGAAGAAGGAATCCCTTGCAAAATTGAAGACAACAACTTCAAGGTCAATTCCTTCATCTCCCACGAGCTTTTGCTCAATGCCATCTTCGTTTGAGAAATTTACGAGTGGTGTCAAGGAGCAGGCAAAGATTAAGGGATCGAATAAGGCCACAGCTAAGTTGGGATTGGCGGAGAAGGCAAACACTGTTCGTGGGGCAAGCCCTATGAGGAGTAAGGTACCCATGTTGAAGAATGTAGTTCAGGGGATTGAGTTTGGTGTCAAGGCTCTTAGAAAGAGTTGGGAAGGGAATCTGGAGATAAGGCAGAGGGAGACGCCAAGACTGAGGACTGAGAAGCATGATCCAAAACCTGAAGCTTGGAGTACTTCTGTAAGTAATAGCTTTTTGGATCTTAGTTTTGAGTAGATTCTTGCTTTGGTATACTGTGCTTGCTATCATATTGTTCAATTGTAACTTTGATGTTATGAGGTGGAAATTGGACTTAATTTATGTCCAGTATAGGTTTTTGGATGCTTGTTTCTTCATTTATATGTTAGTGGGTTTACTGTTTGATTCTGGAAACTTGAGATGAAGATCATTGTTGATTGTGCATTACTACTGTTCTGATTTGAAGGATGTTTGTGCTCATCGTGTTGCGGCTTATGTGTGTGCTCTGTGAGTGCTTGCCTGCCTGCCTTTCTGAGTTCGTGTGCGCGTGTGCATGCAATCTTGTGTTTTCGTGAGATTTGAGCGTTGCAGAGGGTTACAAAAATTGTAATAGTCCTGgtctcactttctctattttattaTTGCTAAGATTTTTAATATCGGTTCTTTGAGTCAAATTAACCTTGTTCTCATGTGAAGGTTGCAAGAAAAAGTACATCAAGTGAGAGGGTGTCACCTAGAGATGAGAATAAGGCCCAGTTATTGACAAAGTCGTCTAAAGAGGATAGTAAAGTCCAGACATCTATGAAGAAAGTTACTGCAAATGGAACTTTGGATGACAATGAAAagccaaacaaacaaagaagtGCTGCTGGAAAGAAATCATCAGGAGAGCTCAGTAGTAACGGTCTTCCTGGAAACTTGGTCAAGGTTTCAGTCAATAGTAGGAGATTGACTGATGGAAGTGTTTCTTGGGGTTCAATTCCCTCTTCTCTTGCAAAGATTGGAAAGGTAGACTCAGATACATTTTGATatgtaattttgttttaataaaagCATTCTTGATCCTTTGTTAACTCTACTGCTTATGCTGATAGTGTATTATCTGCTATCGAGAAATTCCATCTGAGAAACCTTTGAATGCCTGAACTTTTTTCAGATTACATTTAGGCTTGAttgaaaaaatgataaagagtTATAGAATGTAGATATCTGTTAAATAACTTCGCCATTGAGGTGTATGAGTCTTGTGCTACTCGGCCTCAATGTGCCACTTTAATAAACTTTTATGTGAtcatcattgatttttttttaatgataaagCAAATTTATTTGGAAGAACGGCGCTTAGGAGGTGCCACCGAAATGCGAGCATTAATGAATTGATTACAGCTAAAACTAAGTCCATTCTCAGTTTTTTTCGCAAACTCCTGCTTTCCTTTTTGTCATTTGGAAGATATGTGAAGTCTACGGCTCtgtatctttcttttttctcttctattCTTACACATTTTTTATTTGCACAGGAAGTGATGAAGCATAGAGATGCTGCTCAAATGGCTGCAATCGAGGCTATGCAAGAGGCTTCTGTGGCAGAGAGCTTACTTCGATGTCTGAGGTAAATGTCTCATTCAGGTTTGAAACTTGGATATTAGTTGTTTACTGCTTTTTACAAGAGATGCATCACGTTTCTTCGTAGTTAAATTTTCACTATTATACTCGTGGTTTGGAAATATTTAGATTCCATGGCATTTGACATGTCATGAGTAAAATTATGCTTGTCGACTCCTATTAACAAGCAAAGTAATGGAtggatttcaaagaaaaaatagaggCTTATGGGTAGTTGCATTAGCTTCTGGAACCTCATTAGGAAAGGGTGGGACAAATGGTTTACCCACACTGTCTTCAAAGTCAGAAGGGGTAATTGCATTAGCTTGTGGGAAGATCACTGGATAGGTCAAACTCCTTCCAGAAAAGCTTTTTAACATTTGTACTCTCAGGCTTACCTCGAGTGGGTCAATATTAGTGAGTTGCATGTGCCTTCCTCTGTTGGTTTCTTGGAGCATCACTTTCAACCAGAATGCTCAAGACTGGGAGGTTGATTCATTCCATCAGTTTTGTAGTTTTGTCTATAATTTTTAGTGTTAATCCTGCTCTTGAGGTAGGATTCACCGGAAGCTCTACCATGACAAAGTGTTTACTTTAAAATCTTACTTCCAGGATCTCCTATACGATTCAGGTACCTAGAAGTGCTTATTTCTCACCCCGCAGCTTTTGGGGAAAATTGGGAAGCTAAATTTTATATACGTAGCTCTATCCTGTTGTCAAATGCAAACTCTTTATATTGTGATTGTTATTGCTACCATCAGATTCGGGTTCCTAATTTCAGTAGTAGGGCATGATCTGCGGGAAGCTCTCAAAATGCTGAAAACAGAGGTTCAGATATATGATTCATCTCTATCTTCAACTATGGTTAGCTTCAGCGGTGTTGACATATCTCTTCGTTGTCGAAAGTTCGAAACATTAAAATTGACATAATTTAGGAATTATTTTTAGCCCATGAAGAGAATTCAGAAGCCTTTATAAATGTAGAACAGTTTGATATGATTTTAAGGATTTTTACTTTCAAACTTTTATATTTCACTAACATTATCCTTTCTTATTTTCTCTTATATTTTTGTACTCCTGCAGCATATATTCTGAGCTTAGTACCTCGGCTAAGGAAGACAACCCACAACCAGTGGTGGAGCAGTTCCTGACCCTTCACTCAAACTTGAACAATACTCTCTTGATTGCTGAATCCCTGTCTAAACTAATGCCAGTGGAATCATCTCCAGATCGTGAAGAAAACCCATCGGAAGAAGCGCTTAAGATCAAATCAGACAGACGAAAACAAGCAGCCTCGTGGGTACAAGCAGCATTGATCACTGATCTGTCTCCCTTTTCTGTGTTTACCAGACAACCTGCTTCAACTCTGAGTCCAGCTTCAGCTCCCTCTCCAATCCAAAAATTTACGCCTGGCAGTCAACCTGTTTTACTCCTTGAAAATTCTGCTAAGAATGTGTCTAAGAATCAAGTAAAAAACCGGCCAGCAGTCATCTCTAAGCTTGTAGCTACAGGAGCACTGCGCAAACCAGGAGATTCTTCGGCTGCGGTTCAAAAGCCACGGGCTCAACCTCTGCCAGAATGGGTAAGAGGAGATGGCCTCGACGAGGCTGTATACTTGGCTGAAACATTGCAAATGGAATCCCAGGATTGGTTTTTGAGATTCGTGGAGAGTTTTTTGGATGCAGATGTGGACACCTCAGCTTTGTCCGATAACGGTCAAATAGCCGGGATGTTGACTCAGCTCAAGAGTGTAAATGACTGGTTAGATAAGATTGGGACGAGCACGAACGAAGGAGAAACCCCTCATGTTTCAACTGAAACTGTCGACAGGCTTAGGAAGAAGATATACGAGTATCTTCTCACACACGTTGAGTCAGCCGCTGCTGCACTTGGTGGCGTATCGCAATCATCACCAAGCATTCGAACAgcagaaacaaaaatgaaaaggtgACTTCATTTTTTGATTTGCAAACTTGAAAATGAGTGTTTgctctgaatatatatataaatgccaGCAAACCCGTCTTACGCAGCCGTGATCCATGACAACTAAGGCTGTCACAGGAACAACAAACCCCTTTAATTTATGTACATAGATCCTATATGGGTTTGATCCATTAATCATTATTGATTAGTATATCAAAGGAAAGGATTCATTGTGAACTGCAAGATCTTTTGTTTATTGGCTTTTGTGTAtctgaaattatacaaaattgAAACAGTTCATTGAGTAAGAATCTTCATTCTCTGCCCACAGTCCACAGGGGAATCTGTATCTATCAAATTTGTGTTGATGAATGAAGATATGGCTTTTTAATTCTATTTTATGCTTCAACAAATACTCTAGCAATTCCAGTTTATGTTGTTTATGCTTCCTTTGTGAGACTCTTCTTGCTTTTGCAGGTCATCGTTCCAgttttatgttgttttatttaAGCCCCTTTTGCATGTATATAAATAGGAACAAAATTTTTGCTTGGTTTAAAACTGGGTCAAAGTCCAAACATAGAAATCTTGTTCGGATCTTAAcccgaattaggttattgttcggatttaaacaaATCTGAGTatggtcaattaaatacgtccgaaattcaatgcgaattaggttattgttcggatttaaacaaACTCTCGGGCTGCCTCCGGCTCAGATTAGTACTGTAGGGGTGTACACCGGGTTGCCATACCCGGTACACCGGGTTGCCATACCCGGACCGATCTGGTCAATATCGGGCTGGTTCGATATGCTTTTTTACCGGGCCACTCCCTAGTGTTCACTGTTCAGGTTCAGTTGGGCCATGTTTTCTGTTCAACCCAATGGGCCTTCGTTTATTTCAAAACCAGGCTTATTTATGGGCTGGGCCATGATCAGCTTGCAAAACTGTCCATGGTGGTCTTCCTTTTCATATCCGTTGACTTTGGAAgcttctagttttttttttttgtctaaaacAAATACTGATTTACATTTACTTTTTTAGTTTCTGAGGGCAGTGAGTCTTTCTTGGCAAGTTTTACTAGAAATGGTGAAGTCCGAGCTAGATCGTGTTCAAGCTCCAAAGGTTCTGTTTTTCTTGATCGTATGTCTCTTTCTCTCAGACTTTGCTTTCTCTGAAATCTTCTTCGAGGAGCTTTTTGAAGGTAAACGCGTCACTCCATTGTTAGCGAAGCTGGAAGACTTTCTGTTTTTTCATTTCTTAGATTTTCTCATTATCCAAGCATTGAAGAGAAGATTATTCAATCACTTGATCTTGATAAGTAATCACTTCGCTaggaattttatttttcttaacagTAGTCAACCATTTTAAGTAGATCTTTTTTCTGAGAGTTTTTTCAGTGAGAAAACTTGAGGAATTGGTGGTGATGTATGGTGGTCAATTAGCAGATCTATACCTTAGGAATTTCTTCTTGAGAAAGAGGTTCTTAGAGAACTTGGTTGTGAATACTGATATATTTTGGtgattgatgtggtgatgaAAATAAATTAGAATATCGAAATTGTAAAATACATGCTGTTGTGATGGTTTCTAAGCTATCCATTGTGAAATCAACTAGTGGTGTTGAGCTGATTGGAATATCAGAACTTTTGAACTGATTTTTGTCCTTCCGTTTTTAGTTTTCTATGTTCATCTATGTAGTTTTAGCGTATTCATTTAATATTTGTGTATCTTTGTTTGTGCTTGTATGTTTTAATAGTATGGCTATGTATTTAGTACTCACTTCTTCTTTTCTGAATGCTAAAAAGATGGATGGAAGAGCCGATGGGTCCTATCAGACTGGAAAAGGAGCGAAGGGAAAGCAGGGACTTTTAAGTACACTGCGGGGAAGTGGTCTGGAGATCCTGATGACAAAGGTAttggtgtttgttttttttgggttgttcaGTGAGAGGGCTATACTTACTTTGAAAAGCTAACAAAGATTTTGCAGACCTTAATACTCAAATGGATTTATGCAAATTTATTATCctgttagtgttttttttttggtaaattaaTGCACTTTGATATGTCAACTTGGTCTCATTAGAAAAGAACCAATCTGTTCTATAAATTGAGTGTTCTGATTTTGTTATGGGTCATCGTGACATTTTATATTCACCTATAAATTCGTAGACAGCAGTCCACAATAGTATGCAACTGATGTTAGCAAACGAACTTTCTGTTTGTGTAGCATTTGTCTTCAATTAATGGAATATCGATAGGTTAATTGTTTGGATTCTTCTCCTAACAAGAACATGCTAGACGTTCAAACTGTATTGTATATGTATTGGATCTGGAGTACGAAGCAGGAGAAAGATTCTTAAGTTGTATGTCAAATTTTACTGAGTTTATCCACGTTGGGCATTGTTTATTCAACATTAAATGTTGTGCTGCGAGAAATTCTGATTGAGCCTAAAACCTTAAGCCCTGAGAGGCATGGAAGCATGTATTATTTCGTAAAATATGATGCGTTATTATTAGGGAGTATAGGTTTAATTGAAAAACCTGCATGAAGAGACGAGGCCAAGGATGTATAATGCCGTTGATTACTGCATAGCATTTACTGAGGTGTATcctataattaaaattttgagatTTGTTATCACCTTTTTGGTTTTGCTCGACAAATTATTTGATTATGTCTAAGTctgaattttatgatttttacttgaagaaaatgatgatgaGCTCTACAGAATAGTTAAGGAATCTAAAAAGTGGGGAAATAATTGTCCAGCCCATTTTAAGGAGAGCAAGTTAGTTTTAACCAAATATAGGAAAAAGTAACTATtttcaaaagagacatcttcatcataaaatattttccatagacaagcatttttcCTCTAAACAAACATTCCATAACATATCATGTTGTTTTGGAATCTATCTTGTACTTTCATCCATGTCTTTTATGTTTCTATTACAGTAGGTGCTGGGTCTGCTGCAAATTATACTGGGTCCACTCAAATATCATGTTAATGTTTAAGGAGCACAATTTTCGGTTCCTAGCTATGTAACTCTGCACCTTAAAATGCATGAAATCTGATAATTCTGGTATACCGCGGAGGTTGtgccaaaagaaaaatattgtgGACCTCATAGAAGTTGGCAAGATGTAAGCAGAATTAATCTTATATTTCCTTGTTGTGAAGCTTCACACAGTTAAAATCTCTGCATTTTGCTGTATATCGTGTACTTGTTGCTTGAACTTGCTAGTCATGGCAGGTATTGATAATCCCTGGAAATACTGCAGGTATACAGACATATAATGATGCCAAACATTTTGCCATATCTGCGAAGATCCCGGAATTGAGTAACAAGGACAAGACTCTTGTTGTTCAATATTCTATTAAATTTGAACAGGACATTGAATGTGGTGGTGGCTATATTAAACTTCTTTCTGGTTATGTTAATCAGAAGAAGTTTGGTGGTGATACTCCTTACAGGTCTGCTTTTATGTGTTGATATGTGCTGTCTTCAGTAATGCTTTGTGAAATCTGAACTCCAAAATACAGGATATTAAGATAGCCATTACCATGAAAGTGATGAATTGTTGttatatatgaatttaatttgtGCAACTCCTGTTTCTTTTGCATAATTTACGTTAAAAGGTTCTAATGTTTGACAGTTTTCAGTAACTCTTAATTCTGTCATTCCCGGTTATGATAATACAGTGAT is a genomic window of Tripterygium wilfordii isolate XIE 37 chromosome 16, ASM1340144v1, whole genome shotgun sequence containing:
- the LOC119980848 gene encoding uncharacterized protein LOC119980848, which translates into the protein MANLVPGVLLKLLQHMNTDVKVAGEHRSSLLQVVSIVPALAGGELFPNQGFYLKVSDSSHATYVSLPDGHDDLILSDKIQLGQFIHVERLESASPVPILGVKPVPGRHPCVGSPEDIVATHSLGFLNNNENACSGLKTTENVKSPKRIVVSNKHLVEREKEKHGLSASSAREDHLGKKTLSLSRSQSQLLKHELNLVVKKESLAKLKTTTSRSIPSSPTSFCSMPSSFEKFTSGVKEQAKIKGSNKATAKLGLAEKANTVRGASPMRSKVPMLKNVVQGIEFGVKALRKSWEGNLEIRQRETPRLRTEKHDPKPEAWSTSVARKSTSSERVSPRDENKAQLLTKSSKEDSKVQTSMKKVTANGTLDDNEKPNKQRSAAGKKSSGELSSNGLPGNLVKVSVNSRRLTDGSVSWGSIPSSLAKIGKEVMKHRDAAQMAAIEAMQEASVAESLLRCLSIYSELSTSAKEDNPQPVVEQFLTLHSNLNNTLLIAESLSKLMPVESSPDREENPSEEALKIKSDRRKQAASWVQAALITDLSPFSVFTRQPASTLSPASAPSPIQKFTPGSQPVLLLENSAKNVSKNQVKNRPAVISKLVATGALRKPGDSSAAVQKPRAQPLPEWVRGDGLDEAVYLAETLQMESQDWFLRFVESFLDADVDTSALSDNGQIAGMLTQLKSVNDWLDKIGTSTNEGETPHVSTETVDRLRKKIYEYLLTHVESAAAALGGVSQSSPSIRTAETKMKR